In Candidatus Zixiibacteriota bacterium, a single window of DNA contains:
- a CDS encoding elongation factor Tu gives NVNMSGELIAPIAMEKELRFAIREGGRTVGAGVVTEIIE, from the coding sequence AACGTCAACATGTCAGGGGAGTTAATTGCGCCCATAGCCATGGAGAAGGAGTTAAGGTTTGCCATAAGGGAGGGGGGGAGGACAGTAGGTGCGGGAGTAGTTACGGAGATAATCGAATAG
- the rpmG gene encoding 50S ribosomal protein L33, producing the protein MPREIITLACGECKQRNYTDTKNKKTHSDRVEYKKFCPFCRKHTLHKEVR; encoded by the coding sequence GTGCCAAGAGAGATAATTACTTTAGCTTGTGGTGAGTGTAAACAACGAAATTACACTGATACCAAGAACAAAAAAACACATTCAGACAGGGTGGAATACAAAAAATTCTGTCCATTCTGCCGTAAACATACTTTGCATAAAGAGGTCAGGTAA
- the secE gene encoding preprotein translocase subunit SecE, with protein MFEKIKNFIKEVRQELSKVTWTSREELIGSTLIVILLSLVLALFIGGVDKILSVFISFIFR; from the coding sequence ATGTTTGAAAAAATAAAAAATTTTATAAAAGAGGTCAGACAGGAGCTGAGCAAGGTCACCTGGACGTCGAGAGAGGAGTTGATTGGCTCAACCCTAATCGTCATCCTGCTATCTTTGGTTTTAGCTTTGTTTATCGGCGGAGTGGACAAAATCCTGTCAGTCTTCATCAGCTTCATCTTCAGGTAG
- the nusG gene encoding transcription termination/antitermination protein NusG, with the protein MSKSEKKWYVAHTYSGHEQKAKKYLENEVINRGLQDQVGRVLVPTETVLEMKQGKRTSRVRKFLPSYILVEMELTKETQHLVTSTPGVTSFVGTGGKPVPLKESEVKRVLGQVDRGKTRDYEEVPFKAGDPVKVIDGPFNDFSGFVSEINMERKKLKVMVSIFGRPTPVELDFLQVQPV; encoded by the coding sequence ATGAGTAAATCTGAGAAAAAATGGTACGTTGCTCACACCTATTCAGGTCATGAGCAAAAGGCTAAAAAATATCTGGAAAATGAAGTCATTAACCGAGGCTTGCAGGATCAAGTGGGACGGGTTTTAGTTCCCACCGAGACAGTTCTGGAGATGAAGCAGGGCAAGAGAACCAGCAGGGTGAGGAAATTCTTGCCCAGTTACATCTTAGTTGAGATGGAGCTTACCAAGGAAACCCAGCACCTGGTTACTTCTACGCCTGGAGTCACCAGTTTTGTCGGCACTGGAGGGAAACCGGTCCCGCTCAAAGAGTCTGAGGTCAAAAGGGTGCTGGGCCAAGTAGATAGAGGGAAAACCAGGGACTACGAGGAAGTACCCTTTAAAGCTGGTGATCCGGTAAAAGTCATAGATGGTCCCTTCAACGATTTCTCCGGTTTTGTAAGCGAAATCAATATGGAAAGGAAAAAACTTAAAGTGATGGTAAGCATCTTCGGCCGACCCACTCCAGTGGAACTTGATTTTCTGCAGGTTCAGCCCGTATAA